One stretch of Streptosporangiales bacterium DNA includes these proteins:
- a CDS encoding MFS transporter, producing MQSGKDAVQQRSSVTKVATASLIGTTIEWYDFFIFGTASALVFGKLFFPQFSELAGTLAAFASFAVGFVARPLGGLVFGHFGDRIGRKAMLVVTITMMGAATFLMGLMPTYATIGIAAPIAMAVLRFTQGLAVGGEWGGAVLMATEHAGKKRRGFFGSFAQVGSASGGLLSTGMFVALQRLPEDDFLSWAGGCRSSSASPWWRSACSSACASWSRRSSPRSRRPAARSRSPWWSCSAAT from the coding sequence CGACCATCGAGTGGTACGACTTCTTCATCTTCGGCACGGCATCGGCCCTGGTCTTCGGGAAGCTGTTCTTCCCCCAGTTCTCCGAGCTCGCCGGCACGCTCGCGGCATTCGCCTCGTTCGCCGTCGGCTTCGTCGCCCGGCCGCTCGGCGGGCTGGTGTTCGGGCACTTCGGCGACCGGATCGGCCGCAAGGCCATGCTGGTCGTCACCATCACCATGATGGGCGCGGCCACGTTCCTGATGGGCCTGATGCCGACGTACGCGACGATCGGGATCGCCGCGCCGATCGCGATGGCCGTGCTGCGCTTCACGCAGGGCCTCGCCGTCGGCGGCGAGTGGGGTGGTGCCGTCCTGATGGCGACGGAGCACGCCGGTAAGAAGCGGCGCGGCTTCTTCGGCAGCTTCGCCCAGGTCGGCAGCGCGAGCGGCGGCCTGCTGTCCACCGGCATGTTCGTCGCCCTGCAACGCCTCCCCGAGGACGACTTCCTCTCCTGGGCTGGCGGGTGCCGTTCCTCGTCAGCATCGCCCTGGTGGCGTTCGGCCTGTTCATCCGCCTGCGCATCATGGAGTCGCCGGTCTTCGCCCAGATCAAGGAGACCCGCAGCGAGGTCAAGATCCCCGTGGTGGAGCTGTTCCGCGGCGACCTGA
- a CDS encoding MFS transporter, with product MGWRVPFLVSIALVAFGLFIRLRIMESPVFAQIKETRSEVKIPVVELFRGDLKNVLLAAGLYLAHGVIFYALTVYTVAYTTSRFGIAENRYLIGVSAAAALQIFLVPFFGRLSDHLGRRPVITFGTIFITVFAVPLYFMINSQVTVLAWLAVMIGIGIGHSAVYGPTAAFYTELFPARVRYSGASISYQLGGAIAGFVPLIATSMVGAAGGAFWPIPMLIAIAALIGLLCVTLATRAREEEPVAEPATSS from the coding sequence CTGGGCTGGCGGGTGCCGTTCCTCGTCAGCATCGCCCTGGTGGCGTTCGGCCTGTTCATCCGCCTGCGCATCATGGAGTCGCCGGTCTTCGCCCAGATCAAGGAGACCCGCAGCGAGGTCAAGATCCCCGTGGTGGAGCTGTTCCGCGGCGACCTGAAGAACGTGCTGCTCGCGGCCGGCCTGTACCTGGCGCACGGCGTCATCTTCTACGCGCTGACGGTCTACACCGTCGCGTACACGACCAGCCGGTTCGGCATCGCGGAGAACCGCTACCTGATCGGCGTCTCGGCCGCCGCCGCGCTGCAGATCTTCCTCGTGCCGTTCTTCGGCCGACTCTCCGACCACCTCGGCAGACGGCCGGTGATCACGTTCGGCACGATCTTCATCACCGTGTTCGCCGTGCCGCTGTACTTCATGATCAACTCGCAGGTGACGGTGCTCGCCTGGCTCGCGGTGATGATCGGCATCGGCATCGGCCACTCCGCGGTGTACGGGCCGACGGCGGCGTTCTACACCGAGCTGTTCCCGGCCCGGGTGCGCTACAGCGGTGCGTCCATCAGCTACCAGCTCGGCGGCGCGATCGCGGGGTTCGTCCCGCTCATCGCGACGTCCATGGTCGGCGCCGCCGGCGGCGCGTTCTGGCCGATCCCCATGCTGATCGCCATCGCCGCGCTCATCGGCCTGCTGTGCGTCACACTCGCCACCCGCGCCCGCGAGGAGGAGCCGGTCGCCGAGCCCGCCACCAGCTCCTGA
- a CDS encoding gamma-carboxymuconolactone decarboxylase has translation MSLTARQQEIKDEFTRLRGTWGSSWESILRLDAEFLAAYLKLSTVPAKKGHLSPKVREFVFIAVDAAATHLYEPGIGQHVRAAFDHGATPAEVMEVLELTSTLGIHACNIGVPLLVEVLEEEGVRTGPAKLTPEQEALKAEFTEKRGYWHETFDDFLELDPELFEAYLEFSAVPWVSGTLEPKVKELVYIAFDAAATHLYQPGLKLHMRNAVRLGATAAEIMEVLEVVSVIGIHAATVAAPIVEEEAAS, from the coding sequence ATGTCGCTGACCGCCCGCCAGCAGGAGATCAAGGATGAGTTCACCCGGCTTCGGGGGACGTGGGGGTCGTCGTGGGAGTCGATCCTGCGGCTCGACGCCGAGTTCCTCGCCGCCTACCTGAAGCTCAGCACCGTGCCGGCGAAGAAGGGGCACCTCTCGCCGAAGGTCAGGGAGTTCGTCTTCATCGCGGTGGACGCCGCCGCGACCCACCTGTACGAGCCGGGCATCGGGCAGCACGTGCGCGCCGCGTTCGACCACGGTGCGACCCCGGCGGAGGTGATGGAGGTGCTCGAGCTCACCAGCACGCTCGGCATCCATGCCTGCAACATCGGCGTCCCGCTGCTGGTCGAGGTGCTGGAGGAGGAGGGCGTACGTACCGGGCCGGCGAAGCTGACACCCGAGCAGGAGGCGCTGAAGGCCGAGTTCACCGAGAAGCGCGGCTACTGGCACGAGACGTTCGACGACTTCCTCGAGCTCGACCCGGAGCTGTTCGAGGCGTACCTGGAGTTCTCCGCCGTGCCGTGGGTGAGCGGCACCCTGGAGCCGAAGGTGAAGGAGCTCGTCTACATCGCCTTCGACGCGGCCGCGACGCACCTGTACCAGCCTGGGCTGAAGCTGCACATGCGCAACGCGGTACGGCTGGGCGCGACGGCTGCGGAGATCATGGAGGTGCTGGAGGTCGTCAGCGTCATCGGCATCCACGCCGCCACGGTGGCCGCCCCGATCGTCGAGGAAGAGGCGGCCTCGTAG
- a CDS encoding nucleoside hydrolase, with the protein MRCVLDCDPGHDDAVAILLAAKHLEVVGITTVSGNQSLAKVTHNARAVLELGGLTDIPVAAGMSRPMVADPVHAPEIHGESGLDGAELPEPTVPVVPEHAVQFILDASRRYDDLWLLAVGPLTNVAVALVQDPGLAQRIAGISLMGGSLTFGNSTPAAEFNIWCDPEAADVVFRSGIPIRMFGLNVTRQVGAGHPEIDRIRALGSPPARTVADLLAAYRGNLERALGVTTASLHDPLAAAWLVDPALCELQAMHVGVELTGTHTRGMTVCDYRHTADGAPPDAAVRPRGELNAEVAVTVDAPAFFDLLTETLAAY; encoded by the coding sequence ATGCGTTGTGTTCTCGACTGTGACCCCGGCCATGACGACGCGGTGGCCATCCTGCTGGCCGCCAAGCACCTGGAGGTCGTCGGCATCACGACGGTGTCAGGGAACCAGTCGCTGGCCAAGGTCACGCACAACGCGCGCGCCGTGCTCGAGCTCGGTGGGCTGACCGACATACCCGTCGCCGCCGGCATGTCGCGTCCGATGGTGGCCGACCCGGTGCATGCGCCGGAAATCCACGGCGAGTCGGGGCTGGACGGTGCGGAGCTGCCTGAGCCGACCGTGCCCGTAGTGCCGGAGCACGCCGTGCAGTTCATCCTGGACGCCAGCCGCAGGTACGACGACCTGTGGCTGCTTGCGGTCGGACCGCTGACCAACGTGGCCGTGGCGCTCGTCCAGGACCCCGGCCTGGCGCAGCGGATCGCGGGCATCAGCCTGATGGGCGGCTCGCTCACCTTCGGCAACTCGACGCCGGCCGCGGAGTTCAACATCTGGTGCGACCCGGAGGCGGCGGACGTGGTGTTCCGCAGCGGCATCCCGATCCGCATGTTCGGCCTCAACGTCACCCGTCAGGTGGGCGCGGGACACCCGGAGATCGACCGCATCCGTGCCCTCGGGTCGCCGCCGGCACGTACGGTGGCCGACCTGCTGGCCGCGTACCGCGGCAACCTGGAACGCGCGCTCGGCGTTACCACCGCGTCGCTGCACGACCCGCTCGCCGCCGCCTGGCTCGTCGACCCGGCGTTGTGCGAGCTGCAGGCGATGCACGTCGGCGTCGAGCTGACCGGCACCCACACCCGCGGCATGACCGTGTGCGACTACCGGCACACAGCCGACGGCGCACCGCCCGACGCCGCCGTACGTCCCAGGGGCGAGCTGAACGCCGAGGTCGCCGTCACCGTCGACGCACCCGCGTTCTTCGACCTGCTCACCGAGACGCTGGCGGCGTACTGA
- a CDS encoding ATP-binding cassette domain-containing protein, producing the protein MPSCLGCGCDRVIRLRGVSYTYPEGELPALRDVGLDVAEGEICAIVGANGAGKSTLAQVLAGFCPHFEGGELDGEVHVAGLDIASSRMEDIVPRVGLVLQNPFNQISGARFTVREEVAFGLENLGVPEREMGARVDEMLETLRIDHLASRSPYELSGGQQQLVALAAILVMRPRVVVLDEPTSQLDPAGTDLVFTALRALRDTDLTTVLIEHKLEQLEQYADSVVVLADGVVRAKGRPREVLAHDELEAWGVGGTRFSRAARELRTRGWWRPDVEIPVSLGDAVDAVRRLTGAAAVRPAAVEVGEPAAGEVRLDWPVTDDGGSADLEVTGLRFRYPSGVTALDGVDLTVAPGERVAVIGENGAGKTTLVKHLNGIFRPSDGQVLVGGWDTREHSVAQLAQRVAYLFQNPAEQLFARTVRREVEFGPRNLGYAQERVAELTDAALRALSLTRFADDHPYQLTQTEQKRVALACVLAMNTPVVILDEPTTGQDYRTMQTLRAVVGMLAKAGRTVIAVTHDMDFAAENFDRIVTMARGRVLADTPVADAFLDDAVLREAAVHPPQLTRLGRELGWVRPVLTVSDLVERVGAVADI; encoded by the coding sequence GTGCCGTCGTGTCTCGGCTGTGGGTGTGATCGCGTGATCAGGCTGCGGGGCGTCTCGTACACCTATCCGGAAGGCGAGCTGCCGGCGCTGCGCGACGTCGGCCTGGACGTAGCCGAGGGCGAGATCTGTGCCATTGTCGGCGCCAACGGCGCGGGCAAGTCGACGCTCGCGCAGGTGCTCGCCGGTTTCTGCCCGCACTTCGAGGGTGGCGAGCTCGACGGTGAGGTGCACGTCGCGGGTCTGGACATCGCGAGCTCGCGGATGGAGGACATCGTCCCGCGCGTCGGGCTGGTGCTGCAGAACCCGTTCAACCAGATCTCCGGTGCCCGGTTCACCGTCCGCGAGGAGGTGGCGTTCGGGCTGGAGAACCTCGGCGTGCCCGAGCGCGAGATGGGTGCGCGGGTGGACGAGATGCTCGAGACGTTGCGCATCGACCACCTCGCGTCGCGGTCGCCGTACGAGCTGTCCGGCGGGCAGCAACAGCTCGTCGCGCTCGCGGCCATCCTCGTGATGCGGCCGCGGGTCGTGGTGCTTGACGAGCCGACGTCGCAGCTCGACCCGGCCGGCACCGACCTGGTCTTCACCGCGCTGCGGGCGTTGCGCGACACCGACCTCACCACGGTGCTGATCGAGCACAAGCTCGAGCAGCTCGAGCAGTACGCCGACTCGGTCGTCGTGCTCGCCGACGGGGTCGTACGCGCGAAGGGACGGCCGCGGGAGGTGCTCGCGCACGACGAGCTGGAGGCGTGGGGCGTGGGCGGCACCAGGTTCTCCCGTGCCGCCCGCGAGCTGCGCACCCGCGGTTGGTGGCGACCGGACGTGGAGATCCCCGTGTCGCTCGGCGACGCGGTCGACGCGGTCCGCAGGCTCACCGGTGCCGCGGCGGTACGGCCCGCGGCGGTCGAGGTGGGGGAGCCGGCCGCCGGCGAGGTGCGCCTCGACTGGCCGGTCACCGACGACGGCGGCAGCGCCGACCTCGAGGTCACCGGGCTGCGGTTCCGCTACCCCAGCGGTGTGACCGCGCTCGACGGCGTCGACCTCACCGTCGCGCCTGGCGAGCGGGTCGCCGTCATCGGGGAGAACGGCGCCGGCAAGACGACGCTCGTCAAACACCTCAACGGCATCTTCCGGCCGAGCGACGGCCAGGTGCTCGTCGGCGGCTGGGACACCCGCGAGCACTCGGTCGCACAGCTGGCGCAACGGGTGGCGTACCTCTTCCAGAACCCGGCAGAACAGCTGTTCGCGCGCACCGTACGGCGGGAGGTGGAGTTCGGGCCGCGGAACCTCGGCTACGCCCAGGAACGCGTCGCCGAGCTGACCGACGCAGCACTGCGTGCGCTTTCGCTGACCCGGTTCGCGGACGACCACCCGTACCAGCTGACCCAGACCGAGCAGAAGCGGGTCGCGCTGGCCTGCGTGCTGGCGATGAACACGCCGGTCGTCATCCTGGACGAGCCGACGACCGGGCAGGACTACCGCACCATGCAGACGCTGCGTGCGGTGGTGGGCATGCTGGCGAAGGCGGGGCGCACGGTGATCGCCGTGACCCACGACATGGACTTCGCCGCCGAGAACTTCGACCGGATCGTCACCATGGCGCGCGGTCGGGTGCTCGCCGACACCCCGGTGGCGGACGCGTTCCTCGACGACGCCGTGCTGCGCGAGGCGGCCGTGCACCCGCCGCAGCTCACCCGGCTCGGCCGGGAACTCGGTTGGGTGCGCCCGGTGCTCACCGTGTCCGACCTGGTCGAGCGGGTCGGCGCCGTAGCGGATATCTGA
- a CDS encoding energy-coupling factor transporter transmembrane protein EcfT: MGSRSCSDTGCSASGRRARRPRRKSAARHSDVTTTFYVDRSSPLHGLNPVTKLVAGLALIVMAFALSRPWWASAVLFVVVLVPAVAIGGVQRRFFAMLAKFLLPLLVMLFIVQSLFYPGGREVIFGLGPITVEREGVLFAAQTASRLLVLVGVFAALLLTTHAGRMMAALVQRGMSPKISYVVSATLQIIPNFQRRADAIVQAQRARGLDTEGSRWRRAKALVPLLSPLVLGAFTEVGERAVAIEARAFTVRGPKTSLVVIPDSRTQQVARWGLVLLAVGAVVSRLWV, translated from the coding sequence ATCGGTTCCCGTTCGTGCAGCGACACCGGGTGTTCGGCAAGCGGAAGGCGCGCGCGACGCCCACGACGGAAGAGCGCAGCGAGGCACAGTGACGTGACGACCACGTTCTACGTCGACCGGTCCTCGCCGCTGCACGGGCTCAACCCGGTGACCAAGCTGGTGGCCGGGCTCGCGTTGATCGTCATGGCGTTCGCGCTGTCACGCCCGTGGTGGGCGTCCGCGGTGCTCTTCGTCGTGGTGCTCGTGCCCGCCGTGGCGATCGGCGGCGTGCAGCGGCGGTTCTTCGCGATGCTGGCGAAATTCCTGCTGCCGCTGCTGGTGATGCTGTTCATCGTGCAGAGCCTGTTCTACCCGGGTGGCAGGGAGGTCATCTTCGGCCTCGGGCCGATCACCGTGGAACGTGAAGGCGTGCTGTTCGCGGCGCAGACGGCGAGCCGGTTGCTCGTGCTCGTCGGTGTCTTCGCCGCGCTGCTGCTGACCACCCATGCGGGGAGGATGATGGCCGCGCTCGTGCAACGCGGGATGTCGCCGAAGATCAGCTACGTCGTCTCAGCGACGTTGCAGATCATCCCGAACTTCCAGCGCCGCGCGGACGCGATCGTCCAGGCGCAGCGGGCCCGCGGGCTGGACACCGAGGGATCCCGCTGGCGGCGCGCGAAGGCGTTGGTCCCGTTGCTCAGCCCGTTGGTGCTCGGCGCGTTCACCGAGGTCGGTGAGCGTGCGGTCGCGATCGAGGCGCGGGCGTTCACCGTCCGCGGGCCGAAGACCAGCCTGGTGGTGATACCCGACTCACGGACGCAGCAGGTGGCGCGGTGGGGCCTGGTGCTGCTCGCGGTCGGTGCCGTCGTGTCTCGGCTGTGGGTGTGA